In one Cydia strobilella chromosome 25, ilCydStro3.1, whole genome shotgun sequence genomic region, the following are encoded:
- the LOC134752740 gene encoding uncharacterized protein LOC134752740, which produces MLPRKVLALLFISKMALSQSVYPTTAISYSSSAVPTIQTLPVSPTVGAVPATVSPIPATVTALPMSKQPATVTAMPVTGSSAIVSPVTSSPGVKVTTMPASTSKSPTVSLTSMSHVSSPSISPAMKLTEPKAHFLPTSIPNPKVTILPYDTPAAAESSCLNDPVKVNIKHNGPASPVKRITMACTDDFILPDEDPLCLDITKIPPPIPLPKKVNKGNLNNPIDFEGLMDGFMSCL; this is translated from the exons ATGCTGCCGAGAAAAGTTTtagctttattatttatttctaag ATGGCTTTATCACAGTCAGTGTACCCAACAACAGCAATATCATATTCATCAAGTGCTGTGCCTACGATACAGACCCTCCCAGTGTCACCAACCGTCGGTGCTGTACCAGCTACAGTCAGCCCCATACCAGCTACAGTAACAGCTTTACCCATGTCAAAACAGCCAGCAACAGTGACAGCAATGCCAGTAACAGGCTCATCAGCAATAGTATCACCTGTCACATCTTCACCAGGTGTGAAAGTAACTACAATGCCAGCTTCAACTTCAAAGTCACCTACGGTTTCATTAACATCTATGTCACATGTATCTTCACCGTCTATAAGTCCTGCAATGAAATTGACAGAACCTAAAGCCCATTTCTTACCAACATCTATCCCTAATCCAAAAGTAACAATCCTTCCTTACGATACGCCTGCAGCAGCAGAATCGTCTTGTCTGAATGATC CAGTAAAGgtaaatattaaacataacGGTCCTGCATCACCGGTTAAAAGGATCACAATGGCGTGTACAGACGATTTTATCCTTCCGGATGAAGACCCTCTGTGCCTTGATATTACGAAGATTCCTCCACCAATTCCTCTTCCGAAGAAGGTTAATAAGGGAAACTTGAATAATCCGATTGATTTTGAAGGCTTGATGGATGGTTTTATGAGTTGTTTGTAG
- the LOC134752743 gene encoding uncharacterized protein LOC134752743 yields the protein MVWVHLAVVAVFFNVALSQSIRCPINKCAPKLATTIAPTVVPTIAPTIVDGNVVQSLIDTIQLFIVSDLLADTLPEKKCYIQTIPEPPCLLEYDDSGVQYELIFDSNCTGDLTTCVNCDQLILPPYAAELPCGLGYMPGGLPVVAKAFAPCSKGCGCGCSAGALPICSPYSYAALSVPLCPNMSPCVKPIIL from the exons ATGGTTTGGGTACATTTGGCTGTTGTAGCAGTCTTTTTTAAT gtggCATTAAGCCAAAGTATTAGATGCCCCATCAACAAATGTGCCCCTAAACTGGCCACCACCATCGCACCCACCGTGGTGCCCACCATCGCCCCTACCATCGTCGATGGCAACGTCGTCCAATCCCTCATCGACACTATCCAACTTTTCATTGTCAGTGACCTACTAGCTGATACCCTACCCGAGAAAAAATGCTACATCCAAACGATACCAGAGCCTCCATGTTTGCTAGAATATGATGACAGTGGTGTACAATATGAGCTCATCTTTGACAGTAACTGTACTGGTGATTTGACGACATGCGTGAATTGTGATCAGTTGATTCTCCCGCCTTACGCTGCTGAGCTGCCTTGCGGCTTGGGTTATATGCCTGGAGGTCTCCCAGTGGTGGCTAAGGCTTTTGCTCCATGCTCTAAAGGCTGTGGGTGTGGATGCTCTGCAGGAGCATTACCTATCTGTTCTCCTTACAGTTACGCGGCGTTATCGGTGCCATTGTGTCCAAATATGTCACCGTGTGTTAAGccaattattttgtaa